In a genomic window of Spirosoma agri:
- a CDS encoding ATP-dependent Clp protease adaptor ClpS — protein sequence MQPFEETNVAVLEEVIETDVHNLVVFNDEVNTFDHVIDTLMDVCQHTPEQAEQCTLLIHYKGKCAVKNGSWEELVPMRNEICRRGISAEVLN from the coding sequence ATGCAGCCTTTTGAAGAAACCAATGTCGCCGTGCTCGAAGAAGTCATTGAAACCGACGTTCATAACCTTGTCGTCTTCAATGACGAGGTGAACACCTTCGATCACGTAATCGACACGTTGATGGATGTCTGTCAGCACACGCCTGAACAGGCTGAACAGTGTACACTGTTGATCCATTATAAGGGAAAGTGCGCTGTCAAAAACGGTTCGTGGGAAGAGCTTGTGCCCATGCGCAATGAAATCTGCCGGCGGGGCATCTCGGCCGAAGTGCTGAACTAG
- the recR gene encoding recombination mediator RecR codes for MEYPSKLIEDAVNEVSKLPGIGKKTALRLVLHLIKRDEEQTEALAQSLTAMRTQVKYCRKCYNLSDHDLCTICASTKRDQSLICVVEDTRDVLAIENTAQYKGLYHVLGGIISPVEGIGPSDLQIDSLVTRLSGDEREQVREIILAISPTMEGDTTAFYLQKKLRPFNLKISTIARGVPIGGDLEYADEVTLGRSILSRIAYD; via the coding sequence TTGGAGTATCCATCCAAGCTTATAGAGGACGCGGTAAACGAAGTGTCGAAACTGCCGGGAATCGGAAAAAAGACCGCTCTCCGGCTGGTGTTGCACCTGATCAAACGCGATGAAGAGCAAACCGAAGCCTTGGCCCAGAGCCTGACGGCTATGCGAACACAGGTGAAATACTGCCGCAAGTGCTATAACCTGTCGGACCATGATCTCTGTACGATCTGCGCCAGCACAAAACGTGACCAGTCTCTGATCTGCGTTGTTGAGGATACCCGCGATGTACTGGCCATTGAGAATACGGCTCAGTACAAAGGCCTGTACCATGTGTTGGGGGGTATTATTTCCCCCGTTGAGGGTATCGGCCCCAGCGACCTGCAAATCGATTCGCTGGTTACACGATTGAGCGGAGACGAACGGGAGCAGGTGCGCGAAATCATTCTGGCGATCAGCCCAACGATGGAAGGTGATACGACCGCGTTCTACCTGCAAAAGAAACTCCGGCCTTTCAATCTTAAAATCTCGACCATTGCCAGGGGCGTTCCCATTGGGGGCGATCTTGAATACGCCGACGAGGTTACGCTCGGACGAAGTATTCTAAGCCGAATCGCTTATGATTGA
- the chrA gene encoding chromate efflux transporter, with amino-acid sequence MLPYLTPVKPVRRIRYLIFLKDVLILSLTTFGGPQVHLAMLYERFVQKRRYLTESELMELNALCQILPGPTSTQTITAVGFKIGGPNLAYITLLIWVLPAVSIMTAVGMGMFYLEQHNLSLRFARFIQPMAVGFLIVAGYRIGQKVIKDQVSLALAITAALVAYVFRSPVMTPVVIVAGGLVTALTYQKQERMEKKPLQVQWSNFFLWLGVLIGAAGLGAVTQSLPVRLFENFYRNGSLVFGGGQVLTPMLYNEFVAFKHYLTREEFLSGLGLVQALPGPVFCFASYIGALSMRDAGFTGQFWGSFVSTAGIFLPGTFLIFFVYRFWEQLKRYRVVRASLDGVNAASTGLTAAAAIVLFQPMAPHWPSVAVVLITMGVLLYTRIPPFVIVVGGLVAGVVL; translated from the coding sequence ATGTTGCCTTACCTGACACCTGTCAAGCCCGTTCGACGAATTCGCTATCTTATTTTTCTCAAAGATGTGCTGATTCTGTCACTAACTACCTTCGGCGGGCCGCAGGTACATCTGGCGATGTTGTATGAGCGATTTGTCCAGAAAAGACGGTACCTGACGGAATCGGAGTTGATGGAGCTGAATGCACTCTGTCAGATTCTTCCCGGTCCGACTTCGACGCAGACCATCACGGCGGTTGGGTTCAAAATAGGGGGTCCTAATCTAGCCTATATAACGCTGCTGATCTGGGTATTGCCCGCTGTCAGCATCATGACCGCCGTTGGGATGGGCATGTTTTATCTGGAACAGCATAATCTCTCGCTTCGATTTGCCCGGTTTATCCAGCCCATGGCCGTCGGCTTTTTGATCGTGGCTGGCTATCGAATCGGTCAGAAAGTGATCAAAGATCAGGTCAGCCTGGCGCTGGCCATCACGGCTGCACTGGTAGCCTACGTGTTTCGGTCGCCGGTCATGACCCCGGTCGTCATCGTGGCCGGAGGGCTGGTAACGGCATTGACCTACCAGAAGCAGGAGCGCATGGAAAAAAAGCCGCTGCAAGTTCAGTGGTCCAACTTCTTTTTGTGGCTGGGGGTGCTCATTGGGGCCGCCGGACTCGGAGCTGTTACGCAGTCGTTGCCCGTTCGTTTGTTTGAGAACTTCTACCGAAATGGTAGCCTCGTTTTCGGAGGTGGGCAAGTCCTGACGCCCATGCTCTACAACGAGTTTGTCGCCTTCAAGCACTACCTCACCCGCGAAGAGTTTCTGTCGGGACTTGGGTTGGTACAGGCGTTACCGGGCCCGGTCTTTTGCTTTGCTTCCTACATTGGTGCCTTATCGATGCGCGACGCTGGCTTCACGGGCCAGTTCTGGGGAAGCTTTGTTTCTACCGCCGGTATTTTTCTGCCCGGCACCTTTCTGATCTTCTTCGTTTACCGCTTCTGGGAGCAGCTCAAACGCTACCGGGTTGTGCGAGCCTCGCTGGATGGCGTTAATGCCGCCAGTACGGGTTTAACGGCGGCCGCAGCGATTGTGCTTTTCCAGCCGATGGCACCCCACTGGCCCTCGGTCGCCGTTGTATTGATAACGATGGGTGTGTTGCTCTACACCCGAATTCCGCCTTTCGTGATTGTGGTAGGTGGCCTGGTGGCCGGCGTGGTTTTATAA
- a CDS encoding LapA family protein yields the protein MEPTNNPDFQHGYSSGVEGVNRETYEGYLSSQVNKDWLQERIQEKRTEVTDAERQLTEATESRRTAYAELQNHALQVERLDKQVKQREADRQVLETDRDKLRERRTKAAPDYSLLAGLLFLVAGISFLAGDLIISHEIVAYALNIRNPNEAWAFAVGLAMVSILLKPAYDRLIEKPYQENPEKNHKTYERFKIALAIFSVLTLAVLGWFRYEAYRTDQLKSAINKSVRQLQLNTDPTAATQTLSPATLNQIEKQLNESSELNLALVNSPWALLSFVLSGILFALAGAVCLGIALPVLSAFWFRWLQADIKIWKLRRRIKRLDKEIEPLDAQLAEQRTRQNVLQHNLDLLPALDELKENRQTAIADLNELLAELKLAQTDSRISNFNDGYGQGEATRTVLNDDEQRQLRKEMLSLHNGSQATGSHRTSEPRPNGTPPDKGMNGKPPGLRPYQTVRKFLSDDMG from the coding sequence ATGGAACCAACGAACAATCCTGACTTTCAGCATGGCTATTCAAGCGGTGTTGAGGGTGTTAATCGGGAAACCTACGAAGGGTATCTGTCGAGTCAGGTCAATAAAGACTGGCTTCAGGAACGAATTCAGGAGAAGCGAACAGAAGTGACCGATGCGGAACGCCAGTTGACAGAAGCCACTGAATCGCGTCGCACGGCTTATGCCGAATTACAGAATCACGCGCTTCAGGTCGAACGCCTGGACAAACAGGTCAAACAACGAGAAGCCGACCGCCAGGTGCTGGAAACGGATCGCGACAAGCTGCGCGAACGCCGGACGAAAGCCGCACCCGATTACTCACTATTGGCCGGATTGCTGTTTCTGGTCGCGGGGATTTCCTTTCTGGCGGGTGACCTGATTATTTCGCACGAGATCGTGGCCTACGCGCTCAACATCCGCAATCCAAACGAAGCCTGGGCCTTTGCAGTTGGTCTGGCGATGGTGTCGATTCTGTTAAAGCCGGCTTATGATCGACTGATCGAAAAACCCTACCAGGAAAATCCTGAGAAAAATCACAAGACATACGAGCGTTTCAAGATCGCGCTGGCCATTTTTTCGGTCCTGACGCTGGCCGTACTGGGCTGGTTCCGGTATGAAGCGTACCGTACCGACCAGCTCAAATCGGCCATCAATAAATCAGTCCGGCAGCTCCAGTTGAATACGGACCCGACAGCCGCCACGCAGACGCTGAGTCCCGCGACGCTGAATCAGATCGAGAAGCAGCTCAACGAGTCGAGCGAGTTAAATCTGGCGCTGGTGAACAGTCCGTGGGCGTTACTGTCCTTCGTCCTGAGTGGCATTCTGTTCGCATTGGCCGGGGCCGTTTGTCTGGGTATTGCGCTGCCCGTGTTATCCGCATTCTGGTTCCGATGGCTCCAGGCCGACATCAAAATCTGGAAACTACGTCGCCGGATCAAACGACTCGACAAAGAGATTGAGCCACTGGATGCGCAACTGGCCGAACAACGCACCCGGCAGAACGTGCTGCAACACAATCTTGACCTGCTGCCCGCACTGGACGAATTAAAAGAAAACCGGCAGACGGCCATCGCCGACCTCAATGAACTGTTAGCTGAGCTGAAACTGGCGCAGACGGATAGTCGCATCAGTAACTTCAACGATGGGTATGGCCAGGGTGAAGCGACCCGTACGGTTTTGAACGACGACGAGCAACGGCAACTCCGGAAGGAAATGTTATCACTCCATAACGGCAGTCAGGCTACCGGTAGCCACCGAACGAGTGAACCCCGCCCGAACGGAACGCCCCCCGACAAAGGCATGAACGGCAAACCGCCGGGGTTACGCCCCTACCAGACCGTTCGTAAATTCCTGTCGGACGATATGGGCTAG
- a CDS encoding superoxide dismutase → MNRSEFLKLAFGASAGLVAFRSFGFSPMQAEGPFKLAPLPFDAGALEPHIDKMTMEIHHDKHHKAYVDNLNKAVAGTDMAKMDIEALVKSVSSSTPAAVRNNAGGHWNHTFFWNILGPNGGGAPKGALADAINKKYTSFDNFKTEWAKAATGRFGSGWVWLIKTGNEVEIVSTPNQDNPLMALAEKKGTPIMGLDVWEHAYYLKYQNRRPEYVTAAWNVYDWNKISKNFGA, encoded by the coding sequence ATGAATCGCTCCGAGTTTTTGAAATTGGCCTTTGGTGCTTCGGCCGGTTTAGTTGCTTTCCGCTCATTTGGCTTTTCGCCAATGCAGGCCGAAGGTCCCTTCAAACTGGCCCCCCTGCCGTTTGATGCAGGTGCGCTGGAACCGCACATCGATAAAATGACGATGGAGATCCACCATGACAAGCACCACAAAGCCTACGTAGATAACCTGAATAAGGCCGTAGCCGGCACCGACATGGCCAAAATGGATATTGAGGCTTTGGTCAAGAGCGTATCGAGCAGTACGCCGGCCGCCGTGCGCAACAATGCCGGTGGACACTGGAATCATACGTTCTTCTGGAACATTCTCGGACCAAACGGGGGCGGTGCGCCAAAAGGGGCACTGGCTGATGCGATCAACAAGAAGTATACCTCGTTCGATAATTTCAAAACCGAATGGGCAAAAGCGGCAACGGGTCGCTTCGGCTCGGGCTGGGTATGGCTGATCAAAACGGGCAATGAGGTCGAAATCGTGTCAACACCTAACCAGGATAACCCACTGATGGCGCTGGCCGAGAAAAAAGGTACGCCGATCATGGGGCTCGACGTTTGGGAGCATGCCTATTACCTGAAATACCAGAACCGTCGTCCCGAATACGTAACGGCCGCCTGGAACGTCTATGACTGGAATAAAATCAGCAAGAACTTCGGCGCTTAA
- a CDS encoding isopenicillin N synthase family dioxygenase yields the protein MSSQELYDEIPSLDLADFTSGDPERKARFVQDLGRAFNQIGFVAIRNHGLTDDLTQRLYSSAQAFFSAPDELKKQYEHPELNGQRGYIGKGKETAKGFKVADLKEFYHIGQPEPEGDMPANVFPAEYPDFSEATVKAYQTLERAGKQLLRAIALYLELPETYFDDKVKNGDSILRALHYFPLDPEKTPDGAVRAAAHGDINLITLLMGASADGLEVLRRDGKWIGITALPDQVVVNVGDMLDRLTNHKLKSTIHQVVNPPREKMNQSRYSIPFFMHPRADMDLTSLASCVDADHPKIYVDMTAGDFLNERLMELGLKKA from the coding sequence ATGTCATCACAAGAGTTATACGACGAAATTCCGTCGTTAGATTTGGCTGATTTTACCTCGGGCGATCCTGAACGCAAAGCCCGCTTTGTGCAGGATCTGGGTCGGGCGTTTAATCAGATTGGCTTCGTCGCCATCCGGAACCACGGGCTTACCGATGACCTCACGCAGCGTCTTTATTCATCAGCCCAAGCGTTCTTTTCGGCCCCTGATGAGCTTAAGAAACAGTACGAACACCCGGAGCTGAACGGCCAGCGGGGCTATATCGGTAAGGGTAAAGAAACGGCAAAGGGCTTTAAGGTCGCTGACTTAAAAGAATTCTACCACATTGGCCAGCCCGAGCCAGAAGGGGACATGCCTGCGAATGTATTCCCGGCCGAATATCCGGACTTCAGCGAGGCTACCGTCAAGGCATATCAAACCCTGGAGCGCGCTGGTAAGCAACTCCTCCGCGCCATTGCGCTCTATCTCGAACTACCCGAGACGTACTTTGACGACAAAGTGAAAAACGGCGATAGTATCCTGCGGGCACTGCATTACTTTCCGCTTGATCCCGAAAAAACACCCGACGGCGCTGTTCGTGCCGCTGCGCACGGCGATATAAACCTCATTACCCTGCTGATGGGGGCTTCGGCCGATGGGCTGGAAGTGCTTCGGCGCGATGGGAAATGGATTGGTATCACGGCGTTACCCGATCAGGTGGTTGTCAACGTTGGCGATATGCTCGACCGGCTGACGAATCATAAGTTGAAGTCTACGATCCATCAGGTGGTAAATCCCCCCCGCGAAAAGATGAACCAGTCCCGCTACTCGATCCCGTTCTTCATGCACCCCCGTGCCGACATGGATCTGACGAGTCTGGCGAGTTGTGTCGACGCTGATCATCCCAAAATTTATGTGGATATGACGGCGGGCGATTTTCTGAACGAACGGCTGATGGAATTGGGACTTAAGAAAGCGTAA
- a CDS encoding PhzF family phenazine biosynthesis protein — MEPIKFYIVDVFAANKYEGNQLAVFLDLDKRLSDEQMQQLAREINFAETTFVTAIKADQRFVVRIFTPEHEVPFAGHPSIGTSYVISKFLLSTVPSTLTLELAHSDIAITILAPNNVDESVFFMRQAQPEFRETFSHEEISKALGIALTQLDVSLPVQEVSTGLPYILIPLASLSAMEGLDLTDQGVKDFLLSKYKYRTNSKTGHSTSLFFFTKEAYEAGNTYNTRMLLIENNKLSEDAATGSANGCFLAYLLNYENSTIKATVEQGFQLGRKSYLYLDGEVANNNYVINVGGQTQLVSEGIWYV, encoded by the coding sequence ATGGAACCAATAAAATTTTACATCGTCGACGTTTTTGCGGCCAACAAATACGAAGGGAATCAGCTGGCCGTTTTTTTAGATCTCGACAAGCGACTGTCGGACGAGCAGATGCAGCAGCTGGCCCGGGAGATCAATTTTGCCGAAACGACTTTTGTTACAGCGATTAAGGCCGATCAGCGGTTTGTTGTCAGGATCTTTACGCCCGAACACGAGGTTCCCTTTGCGGGTCATCCGTCCATTGGTACGAGCTACGTGATTTCGAAATTTCTTCTGTCAACCGTCCCGTCGACACTCACGCTGGAATTAGCGCACAGCGACATTGCTATTACTATTCTAGCACCGAACAATGTAGACGAAAGTGTCTTCTTCATGCGCCAGGCTCAGCCTGAATTCAGGGAAACTTTTTCCCACGAAGAAATTAGCAAAGCACTCGGCATAGCCTTAACTCAGCTTGACGTATCCCTGCCTGTTCAGGAAGTGAGCACCGGCTTGCCCTACATCCTGATTCCCCTGGCCAGTCTATCGGCCATGGAAGGGCTTGACCTCACGGATCAGGGGGTAAAAGACTTCTTACTATCAAAATATAAATACAGAACCAACAGCAAAACCGGGCATTCGACGTCTCTGTTTTTCTTTACCAAAGAAGCGTACGAAGCCGGTAATACCTACAACACACGCATGCTGTTGATTGAAAATAATAAGCTATCCGAAGATGCCGCAACGGGTAGCGCCAATGGGTGCTTTCTCGCGTATCTGCTGAACTACGAGAATAGTACAATCAAGGCAACGGTAGAGCAGGGATTTCAACTAGGCCGGAAATCGTACCTGTATCTCGATGGCGAGGTAGCGAACAACAACTACGTCATCAACGTGGGGGGCCAAACGCAATTAGTTTCGGAAGGAATCTGGTACGTGTGA
- a CDS encoding carboxylesterase/lipase family protein has protein sequence MKPSRRNFLQSLGVGVASLGVTHQADAAGLRPPKVAKPSADDQVLFVGDTIGIANTEHGKVRGFILRGVHQFLGIPYGADTSGKNRFMPPQKPAAWTDIRPTLWWGNSAPQIMEKRYANVYASFVDHWNYDDVSEDCLKLNVWTPAVDSQKRPVVVWLHGGGFVNGNAIEQDGYHGENLARLGNIVFCSINHRLGALGYTDLKAAGGRDAGPYAASGNVGNLDMVAALEWVKTNIANFGGDPNNVTIIGQSGGGAKVTTLMNMPSAKGLFHKAVALSGSSLAGVNKEYAEKLGMKVLEEAGLKPGEIDKLQQIPWRQYIDIANRAVEKMADEAKRLNLQRGGYSPVGDGTYLADGAFFSDPAHFSADIPLLICSTFHEQNPDRTDASLESISLADVKEKIKSRFGDKTDEIVEAYAKNFPKARPIEIWALIVSNRKNVVATANAKASQQKAPVYVAWFGWQPPLFDGRMRAFHCDDICFWFYNTDLMLTHTGGGKRPRALSDKMAHSFLNFAKTGNPNGGGLPTWKPYTSQHGETMILDDSPALVNDPDREARKTLA, from the coding sequence ATGAAACCGTCAAGACGTAACTTCTTACAGTCGCTGGGTGTCGGCGTCGCCAGTTTGGGGGTAACTCACCAAGCCGACGCTGCCGGTTTGCGACCACCCAAAGTAGCCAAACCATCGGCAGATGATCAAGTTTTGTTCGTGGGTGACACGATCGGGATTGCCAACACCGAACACGGGAAAGTCAGGGGTTTTATTCTGCGCGGTGTCCACCAGTTTCTGGGCATACCCTACGGAGCCGACACGTCGGGGAAGAATCGGTTCATGCCCCCACAAAAACCAGCGGCCTGGACCGATATTCGACCTACGCTCTGGTGGGGCAACTCCGCGCCCCAAATCATGGAAAAACGGTACGCCAATGTCTACGCTTCCTTCGTTGACCACTGGAACTACGACGACGTTTCGGAAGACTGCCTGAAACTCAATGTGTGGACACCCGCCGTGGATTCCCAAAAACGCCCGGTCGTTGTCTGGTTACACGGCGGTGGCTTCGTCAATGGCAATGCGATCGAACAGGACGGGTATCATGGCGAAAACCTGGCCCGACTGGGCAATATCGTTTTCTGTTCGATCAACCACCGGCTCGGTGCCCTGGGCTATACGGACCTGAAAGCCGCTGGCGGCCGGGACGCGGGACCGTACGCAGCATCCGGCAATGTGGGCAATCTGGATATGGTCGCTGCCCTCGAATGGGTCAAAACCAATATCGCCAATTTTGGTGGAGACCCCAACAACGTAACCATTATCGGCCAGTCGGGTGGCGGGGCCAAAGTGACCACGCTCATGAACATGCCTTCGGCCAAAGGGCTGTTTCACAAGGCAGTAGCGCTGAGCGGAAGTTCGCTGGCAGGCGTCAATAAGGAGTATGCCGAAAAACTCGGCATGAAGGTGCTGGAAGAAGCGGGGCTTAAACCCGGCGAAATCGACAAGCTTCAGCAGATTCCGTGGCGACAGTATATTGACATTGCCAATCGCGCCGTCGAGAAAATGGCCGACGAAGCGAAACGGCTGAACCTGCAACGGGGTGGCTACTCACCCGTAGGCGATGGCACCTACCTGGCCGACGGCGCTTTTTTCAGCGACCCGGCTCATTTTTCTGCCGACATTCCGCTCCTCATCTGCTCCACGTTTCATGAGCAAAACCCGGACCGAACGGATGCCAGTCTGGAAAGCATTTCGCTGGCCGACGTCAAAGAAAAGATCAAATCCCGCTTTGGCGACAAAACGGACGAAATTGTAGAGGCTTACGCAAAAAACTTTCCCAAGGCGCGTCCCATTGAGATTTGGGCGCTGATCGTTTCTAACCGGAAAAATGTTGTGGCCACCGCCAATGCCAAGGCTTCGCAGCAAAAAGCGCCCGTTTATGTCGCGTGGTTTGGTTGGCAGCCTCCCCTGTTCGACGGTCGAATGCGTGCGTTCCACTGCGACGATATTTGCTTCTGGTTCTATAACACGGATTTGATGCTTACGCACACGGGCGGGGGCAAACGACCAAGGGCGTTGTCGGACAAAATGGCTCACTCTTTTCTGAACTTTGCAAAAACCGGCAATCCGAACGGCGGGGGGTTACCAACCTGGAAACCGTACACCAGCCAGCATGGGGAAACCATGATCCTGGATGATTCCCCCGCGTTGGTGAACGACCCTGATCGTGAGGCCCGAAAAACACTAGCCTAG
- a CDS encoding sulfite oxidase, which translates to MALLNPSDSFFDRRGFLKKSSLATLTTLIGADIAFADKLPQHYLPLVVDVDPMADKNKGLVVLNDKPWNVETPAHLLDDAVTPADKLFIRNNGLAPATVDPTTWTLTINGESVKQAKTYKLDDLKKRFKHYTYQLVLECAGNGRAGYLPKTAGNQWTDGGVGCAEWTGVRLKDILADVGIKEDAVYIGYYGKDLHLSLDPKKEVISRGVPMRKALEDETLIAWAMNGQPIPLVHGAPLRLVVGGWPASTSGKWLHTIAIRNKVHDGAKMTGKSYRVPINPVEPGVDPPEDQFRIIESMPVKSLITFPQTGAMLTKEQTLTLRGHAWAGDRSVSEVSVSYDFGATWQKANLKPAKNRLAWQHWTAEVKLPKPGYYEIWARATDNAGVSQPMVMPQWNPEGYCNNACHRIAVKVG; encoded by the coding sequence ATGGCACTACTTAACCCATCCGATTCCTTTTTTGACCGCCGGGGTTTTCTCAAGAAAAGCTCACTGGCTACGCTCACCACCTTGATCGGCGCTGACATTGCGTTTGCCGACAAGCTACCGCAGCATTACCTGCCACTGGTCGTTGACGTTGATCCAATGGCCGACAAGAACAAGGGGCTTGTGGTGCTGAACGATAAGCCCTGGAATGTGGAAACGCCCGCCCACCTGCTGGACGACGCTGTTACCCCCGCCGACAAGCTGTTCATTCGCAACAATGGTCTGGCTCCTGCAACGGTCGATCCAACGACCTGGACGCTTACCATTAACGGTGAATCGGTTAAACAGGCGAAGACCTACAAACTGGATGACTTAAAGAAACGCTTTAAGCACTATACCTACCAGCTGGTTCTCGAATGTGCGGGCAATGGACGGGCGGGCTATCTCCCCAAAACGGCGGGTAATCAATGGACTGACGGGGGCGTTGGCTGCGCCGAATGGACCGGGGTTCGGTTGAAGGACATTCTGGCCGACGTAGGTATCAAAGAGGATGCCGTCTACATTGGCTATTACGGAAAAGATCTGCACCTCAGCCTGGACCCAAAGAAAGAGGTTATATCGCGGGGTGTACCAATGCGGAAAGCCCTCGAAGACGAAACGCTGATCGCCTGGGCAATGAACGGGCAGCCCATTCCGCTCGTGCACGGGGCTCCGCTCCGACTCGTTGTCGGTGGATGGCCGGCCTCTACGTCGGGGAAGTGGCTGCACACAATTGCTATCCGCAACAAAGTACACGACGGGGCAAAAATGACGGGCAAGAGCTACCGAGTTCCGATCAATCCGGTTGAGCCCGGCGTCGATCCACCCGAAGATCAGTTCCGGATTATTGAATCCATGCCCGTCAAGTCGCTGATTACGTTTCCGCAAACGGGGGCTATGCTCACCAAGGAACAAACGCTTACCCTGCGCGGGCATGCGTGGGCGGGTGACCGGTCGGTTAGCGAGGTATCCGTTTCGTACGATTTCGGCGCGACCTGGCAGAAAGCGAACCTGAAACCGGCCAAAAACCGACTGGCCTGGCAACACTGGACAGCCGAGGTCAAACTCCCCAAACCGGGCTACTACGAAATCTGGGCGCGGGCGACCGACAATGCGGGCGTTTCGCAGCCGATGGTCATGCCCCAATGGAATCCCGAAGGCTATTGCAACAACGCCTGTCATCGAATTGCGGTTAAAGTTGGCTAA
- a CDS encoding PQQ-dependent sugar dehydrogenase, producing MKNRILMVLAGTSLAFASCGQSTSSEKTTASSGAGGLASVETKEPNSAYKPAFPGQTRIAGVKSATSYEGKVLTEALKSPWGITSLPDGRLLVTEREGAMRIVTAAGKVGEPIAGIPKVNSSGQGGLLGIRVDPQFATNRMVYWVFSEPRPDGNLTSVAKGKLSADEKKIEGATVIYRATPAYNGNLHYGGRILVDKDGNLMISTGERSDLVTRPQAQSINSGLGKVIRITKEGKPAPGNPFEGQAGARPELYSYGHRNVQSLAFHPVTGDLWEAEFGPRGGDELNHIKPGKNYGWPTITYGIEYSGEKVGEGIQQKEGLEQPVYYWDPVVSPSGMTFYTSDRIPEWKNNLFIGSLSGMHVLRLIIDNDKVVGEERLLADEYQRFRDITQGNDGALYAITDQGRLYRIDKK from the coding sequence ATGAAGAACAGAATTCTGATGGTGTTGGCTGGCACCTCGCTGGCGTTTGCCTCCTGCGGGCAAAGTACGTCGTCCGAAAAAACAACCGCTTCGTCGGGAGCAGGTGGCCTTGCTTCGGTAGAAACCAAAGAACCCAATTCCGCTTACAAGCCTGCTTTTCCGGGTCAGACCCGAATCGCCGGGGTCAAATCAGCGACCAGCTACGAAGGTAAGGTCCTGACCGAAGCGTTGAAGAGCCCCTGGGGAATCACCAGTTTACCCGACGGGCGACTGCTCGTTACCGAGCGGGAAGGAGCGATGCGCATCGTCACCGCAGCGGGCAAAGTCGGGGAGCCGATCGCGGGTATTCCTAAAGTTAATTCATCGGGCCAGGGTGGCTTGCTGGGCATTCGGGTTGATCCCCAGTTTGCGACGAACCGCATGGTATACTGGGTGTTTTCCGAACCCCGTCCCGACGGCAATCTGACGTCGGTAGCCAAAGGAAAATTGTCTGCCGATGAGAAAAAGATCGAAGGGGCAACCGTTATTTACCGGGCCACACCGGCATATAACGGGAATTTGCACTACGGCGGACGGATTTTGGTCGATAAAGACGGTAACCTGATGATTAGCACGGGCGAACGGTCGGATCTGGTAACCCGCCCGCAGGCACAGTCGATCAATTCGGGGTTGGGAAAGGTCATTCGCATTACGAAAGAGGGCAAACCCGCGCCCGGCAACCCATTTGAAGGACAAGCGGGTGCCCGGCCTGAATTGTATTCCTACGGACACCGGAACGTGCAGAGTCTTGCGTTTCATCCGGTAACGGGCGATCTGTGGGAGGCTGAATTCGGACCAAGGGGGGGCGATGAACTCAACCACATCAAACCCGGTAAGAATTACGGCTGGCCGACAATCACCTATGGCATCGAATACAGCGGTGAAAAAGTGGGCGAGGGCATTCAGCAAAAAGAAGGGCTCGAACAGCCCGTTTACTACTGGGACCCTGTCGTGTCGCCGAGTGGCATGACGTTCTACACCAGCGATCGTATTCCAGAGTGGAAGAATAACCTCTTCATCGGCTCGCTGAGTGGCATGCACGTGCTGCGACTTATCATTGACAACGATAAAGTAGTGGGTGAAGAACGGTTACTGGCCGATGAGTATCAGCGCTTTCGGGACATAACCCAGGGCAATGACGGTGCGCTGTACGCCATAACGGATCAGGGTCGCTTGTACCGCATCGACAAGAAATAA